In Notamacropus eugenii isolate mMacEug1 chromosome 1, mMacEug1.pri_v2, whole genome shotgun sequence, one genomic interval encodes:
- the PKD2L2 gene encoding LOW QUALITY PROTEIN: polycystin-2-like protein 2 (The sequence of the model RefSeq protein was modified relative to this genomic sequence to represent the inferred CDS: inserted 1 base in 1 codon), translating into MXAMARVKSFKAKRRHFEVTVSTKSKLTYKKELEIRSTLQELLIYIIFLIDLCILTFGMVSSNMYYLNKIIATLFLEISIPGEDRTNFKSISTITQFWKFMEGPLLEGLYCDSWYNAEVLYQLKNSSRIYYENVLLGVPRIRQLKVRNNSCIVYPKFQSLMDECFDRYTIGNEDRFDFGPRQVPEWKYSPSTSLSLQHWGVFGVYDNGGYMFTLPISKTEAKEKFTFLKLNSWITRGTRVVFIDFSIYNANVNLFCIIRLVAEFPATGGVFTSWNFYSVKLLRYVTYFDYFIASCEIIFCIFIINFIVQEIKKMKEYKNAYFKSFWNLLELLLLLLSLLAISINIFRTSQAYHLLGQLLEKTQEYPDFYFLAYWQIRYNDMVAVNIFFAWIKIFKFISFNKTMSQLSTTLSRCIKDIIGFAIMFFIIFFAYAQLGYLVFGSQVDDFSTFQNSIFTQFRIVLGDFNFANIEKANWVLGPIYFITFIFFVFFVLLNMFLAIINDTYSEVKADYSIGGGPESELANQIKASYSRTMEKLKLKKPQTEGQNEVKERDTTSQPRRDFDEKEIESANQMKKWKERLEEKYYSSEIPDAYLPVTQQEFRELFLFAVELEKELHYVSTKLNRVMKRISATKT; encoded by the exons ATGC CCATGGCCAGGGTGAAATCCTTTAAAGCCAAGAGGCGGCATTTCGAAGTCACCG TGTCAACGAAATCTAAACTGACCTataaaaaagaactagaaattagaTCTACTCTTCAGGAGCTGCTTATCTACATTATTTTTCTAATAGACCTATGTATAT TGACTTTTGGGATGGTAAGCTCAAATATGTATTACTTGAACAAgattatagcaactctctttttGGAAATTTCTATACCAGGGGAAGACAGAACCAACTTTAAGTCTATTAGCACCATAACTCAGTTTTGGAAG TTTATGGAGGGACCTCTTTTGGAAGGTCTGTACTGTGATTCATGGTATAATGCAGAGGTTTTGTATCAACTGAAAAACAGCAGCCGCATCTACTATGAGAACGTACTTCTAGGAGTCCCTCGAATTCGACAGCTTAAAGTCCGAAACAACTCATGTATTGTCTATCCAAAATTTCAGTCTTTGATGGATGAATGTTTTGACAGATATACTATAGGAAATGAAGATCGATTTGATTTTGGCCCTAGACAGGTACCTGA ATGGAAATATTCTCCTTCTACATCATTGTCTCTTCAGCACTGGGGAGTTTTTGGTGTTTATGATAACGGAGGCTATATGTTCACTTTACCCATATCAAAGACTGAGGCCAAAGAGAAGTTTACTTTCCTTAAATTGAACAGCTGGATCACTAGAGGGACCAGagttgtttttattgatttttcaataTACAATGCTAATGTAAACCTTTTTTGCATCATCAG ACTAGTGGCAGAGTTCCCTGCAACTGGAGGTGTGTTCACTTCGTGGAATTTTTACTCTGTGAAGCTACTCAGATATGTTACTTACTTTGACTACTTTATTGCTTCCTGTGAaatcatattttgtatttttattattaacttcattgttcaagaaattaaaaaaatgaaagaatataaaaatgcCTATTTCAAGAGTTTTTGGAATTTACTAGAGTTGCTGCTTTTGTTG CTGTCCCTTTTGGCCATTTCAATCAATATATTCCGTACATCACAAGCATACCATTTACTTGGACAGCTACTAGAAAAAACTCAGGAATATCCAGACTTCTATTTTCTTGCATATTGGCAAATTCGTTACAATGATATGGTTGCTGTTAATATCTTCTTTGCGTGGATTAAG atATTCAAATTCATAAGCTTTAATAAGACAATGTCGCAGCTGTCAACAACTCTCTCCCGCTGTATCAAAGATATTATAGGATTTGCCATCATGTTTTTTATAATATTCTTTGCTTATGCCCAGTTAGGGTATCTTGTTTTCGGATCACAGGTTGACGACTTTTCCACTTTTCAAAATTCTAT atttacACAGTTTCGAATTGTTCTGGGAGATTTTAATTTCGCCAACATCGAGAAGGCCAATTGGGTGCTGGGACCTATTTACTTCATCACTTTCATCTTCTTTGTATTCTTTGTCCTGCTG AATATGTTCCTGGCAATTATTAACGACACCTATTCTGAAGTGAAAGCAGACTATTCCATTGGTGGGGGCCCAGAATCTGAGTTAGCAAACCAAATCAAAGCA AGCTATTCCAGGACCATGGAGAAATTAAAACTAAAGAAACCCCAAACAGAAGGCCAAAATGAAGT gaaagagagagatacGACTTCCCAGCCCAGAAGAGACTTTGATGAAAAA GAAATTGAAAGTGCAAACCAGATGAAAAAGTGGAAAGAGAGGCTTGAGGAAAAGTATTATTCTTCAGAAATTCCAGATGCTTATTTGCCTGTCACACAACAAGAATTTCGAGA acTCTTTTTATTTGCAgtagagctagagaaggaattgcACTATGTCAGTACAAAATTAAACAGAGTGATGAAAAGGATTTCTGCTACAAAAACATGA